From the genome of Solanum lycopersicum chromosome 12, SLM_r2.1:
ATTCTTGTTAATTTGAAAATTGCCGAAAAAGGAAGAACAAAGACTTCATATGGATGCATAAATAGTAGGGGAGGAAGCTTGATGGCTTTTTGAACAACAAAGAAAAAGTGATGCTGCTTTCAAATAACCGTGGAACCAAGAAGAAACGATTTTACTGGGCTTGTTTAAAGGTAAACATAGAAGAACGTACTGGGAGAAGGTGTATTACTGTTGTAATTGTGATTTAGCTTAAACAACTGATATTCAGTTTATCAGCTTTTTATGAAACTGAACTAAAACAACATCTGAGGGTATAACCTTATTGGATACCAAGCCCAACTATCAAGTATGCAGTGCACATATTGTATTTTAAGCATAAATGCAACAAACTGAGAGTAGTTAGCTTTCTTAAACTTGTTTCTTCTGGCCATACTGCTGAAATAATTGCGCGCTTATTTGCAAAACGAATTGACATTCttttcaaaatagaaaaaactttTCCAATTTCCACAAAAAGCTTTTCAGTCAAACACCATTAGAGAAAATTCAGTTATTGCAGAACACTTCCGGAATTCCTTTCAACGTTTAAATCAAAAACTATTTTCTAGTGGTATCTGGTTGAGAGAAAAATCGACTTTTTTCCTAAACCTTTGCATAACCTAGAAAAGATTTTccaggaaaaaaaaagtttcaactGTTCTTGAAACAAACTCCACTATATTAGTTTTAGCACCAATTTTAATGTTTTAGGTTCTTtctgaaattcaagaaaatatggAAGTCCATGAGGATAGCTTAAACATGCATGCTAAATATCCTGTTTCTTCTAGAATGCTggacaaaattatttaaatggaaCGTGTCTTTTGGGAACACTAGATGGACCAAGGAAAATACAATCCTTTTAGCAGCAGAGACACCTTACCTCAATTAAAGGATCACGACCCACAATAGAAAATACTTCATCGGCCAGCGTCTTGATGACTTTTGCTCTGGGATCATAGTTTTTGTAGACACGGTGCCCAAAACCAGACATCTTTCGTTTCCTGAAGAATTAGAGGTACAAGGAACTCAAATGGTCAAAAATGAATTAGATAATCCTGGActttacaataataattatcagAAAATAAGCACCTGTTCTTGACACCCTCAAGGAACTCTGGAATATTTTCAACACTTCCAATCTCACTGAGCATTTTCAGCACAGCCTGTAAACCATGTACATCATTATCAAGCATAATATAACACCAGGCAATGTTATCTGAGAGACATAAACATAGAGAGCTCATAAAAGATGAAGCTCCTCTATATACTCATTACTTGCTATAGCAACATTTTACCTCATTGGCACCCCCATGGAGAGGGCCATACAAAGCTCCCACAGCTCCTGCTATTGCTGTGTATACATCAACCCCACTGCACACAACCATTGGTGTATAAGTCAAGTAAATCTTAGTGCTATTGTCTGTGCAACAAAGATGGCTACCTTGAAGCAAGATGACGTGCCGCAGCTGTAGAGCAATTCATCTCATGTTCTGCATgtaatatgaaaagaatatcGAGCACACGAGCAAGTCGAGGATTGGGTTTGTAAGACCTATTACCTCTGCAAGTTTAAGTAAAAAAGCTTTTCATTTGCTGGGTATGAAGAATTGAAGCTGAATGTGATGCAAATGTAACAAGATTCAAAATAGTGCACAGAAATGTTGATTTTTATGATAAGCCACAGTATATACAACGATGCCACGGCTAATAAGAACCAGGATCGCTACCTCTATCCTTTTTAGGGATCACTCTGAACTTCACATACAAAATAAAGCAAAGTAGAGAAATAGAACATACAATGAATCTAGCATGTACAAGAAGTTCTCCGCATATGAGAGATTGTTGGATGGAAGGACAGGTGGCCTGCCAGCCATTCTTAAGTAAGCAGCTGTAGCAATTGTAGGTGCCTGCAAATACAACAAATAAATGCTTATTACCACTGGATACCATATAGTTCAAAACTCTTAGAAGGTTTTAGgaaatcaaaagaaaagtttgaataaaaggaaaataaccTTGCCAAGGATCCGAACTATTTGTTTATCTCTCACTTGTTTAGACTTGTATATATCCTGCCCCTGAGTGAACAAATATACAAATGATCagaatcatgaaaaatataatgttATAATCCAAAAGCCTGATGGCGAATAACCATTAAAGTCGGTCAAACAAGGGGAGAACACTGAACAAGAGTTATCATTGCTCTACTTCGGAAGGCGAATCAATTTATTCTCTCTCGACCCTTAGCTGAGAATCTTGGCCACTTAATGAACCAAATAAAGAGTTCAGAAAGGGCctttaacaattattttttgacatGGACCAGTGAGAAGGACAAGAGGAGCAATTTATGTTGTACTCCAGGAAAGACTTCTTTAACTTATAAAAGAAGCTAAGCAGTGATCCAACGAGGGGAAGGGGGCCAGGAAAGATATATAACTGTTCAACTTTGTGTAAGAGATACTTGTCCTTCCCCATAGAGATTGCCCTTAAGATTTTCATCTGAACTATTTAACTTATCCAACTTGAGCTATGTGCGTACAAATAGTTTATTTTCCATTTGCagaatgaaataagaaaaaagagttAGGATAAGTTCCCAGATTCTAACAGCCATGAAGTGAGCAACACTAGTAGCTCTAACAGATACCACCCTCTTGCCAACTACAAAGGACCTTTAGGTAGGGACAACAGAGAGCAACCTAAACTACAGTATGGAATTTGAACAGATAAGAGGGTTTAGTTGAATGACTGCACCCATATCCCTCAAAAGAAAACTATGGACAAGAAATAAAACACACTTCTTCagaaaatatatgaaaacaaatttttaattttttaaacatttcaAGGTGGCAATGATATTGTTTCATTGAAATCTTTATTCCACTTTCAGTGCATAATTAGAAGCTAACTTTCAGGTTATAATTCACATTATTTTCAGATCTCGGAGAGAAACCTAGACAAATCTACAGAATCATCACTGAAAACCAACAATGAACTCTCTAAAAATTTAGAAGCTAGTAGTCTTATCGGTGGTAAGACAATGATAAAGCAGTATCCCTTAATTGGAAAAGAGAAGCTACGTTTATTTCAGGGAATCAAAATGAGATGAGGGGGCATCTGAAGCAATGATATATAGGTAAAACATAGGAACTTTGACTACAGAAGATATATCTCTCAAACCGTTCCTCATGTGATGCATCATAGCAAAAAGAGAGAAGTACAGAAgatggaaaaaatgaaaatgtttcTTACTCTCAGAGCTGGATTTGCATCAGGATGAAAAACGGAAAGAGCACTCATTGCACTGACAAGAACCCCCATTGGATGAGCATCATGTGGCATTGACTGTATGATATCCTGcaacacaaaatttcaattgttCAGAAATTAAAGCAGGAACTCAACACTCAACCACATAAACTACAAAAAAGGATTGAACAATTGTTTAAACGACTGCGTACAGCCTTAAAAGACCATAATTAGACAACTGGCATCACTATATACAAAGAAGCATCCTCCCCTTGCACTATCATTATCCTTCTACAAGTGAAGTGCGTTATCACTTAAAGCTAAGAGGATTAGTGCAGTTACTTGGAAAAATTTGTCTGGGTGATACTATGGAGTGTTCTTAAAGTTGTGTCCAAAATAATGGATTCTTGTTATCAGGGAACTTTCCTTATATTATGTGGGCTAAACTGTATTATACTCCTATATGAGGATCTTTCATGTATATTGTTTACAACCAATAATACAaacttcttttctcttctctctttttatATGGCATCAGCATCTCCTCCGTCTTGGTAAAGATTGCAGCAGTTACTACCTACAGGGAAAAGGCTTCCTTATTCTCATTAGTGTACTGTTCTGTCTTCTCAGAGACCAATTTGGCAATGTGGTGAGCAACCAAACATTTATGAAATGCCAATGGTGTTACAGAGGTTTCATAATATGCCAAGACCATAAACTTCttgagagaggagaaaaagtGCAGACAATGCCGAATAAGTAAAGAGACACCATAAGTTCAGCATTTAAGTAAAATTCAAAGCTTTTCATCTTTCCTAAATCATGGGAAGCATTAGCGGGTGACGAATCTGAATAAAAACTAACTGAAGCTttcttaaaaaactaaaatatgagCTCACCAAGAGTCCTTGTGGAACTGCTGAATGCTGTGAAACTGTGAACTCCCAGTCTGCTAACTGATTCTCAGATGGTAAATTACCATACACTGAAATTTCAATAAACACAAATGAAAAGTTTAACCAGCAAAGAAGTTAGATGTATGGAGCAACATAGTTTTCCATTTCATCTACTTGTTTTGGTTGGAGGGGTGGGGGGAGGGACATCAACTTTCTCAGCATTAATAAAAGAAAGGAGTTTTCAATTCTTTTACTGCCTTCCATTCCAATATGATCTTAATTATATTCAAATGTTACAGGTTTGAGTAAAAATCTATTGtgcttatttttcatataatatcaGAAAACACCTTTTGACAAATTTCCGAGATGGTATACTCCACATAGAAATCACTCTAGACACACACCATAAAGATGAATCTGCCAGCAAAGtagaaatttaaatatatacaaaattatcattAGAAACACTTACACAAAAGATATGCCACTTCCAAGAAGGAACTTCCCTCGGCCAGCTCTTCAATAGGGTAGCCTCGATATCTAAGGATCCCGGCATCACCATCAATATAACATATTGATGACCTAACAGGTGCCGTGTTGAGATAGCCTGGATCATAAAGCTTAAGACCCTTATCATTCTGTCCTGTTGTTATCTGCAAAACAATTATACCAAAAATTAACAAACATTTTCAGGAAAAGAACAAAGCAACAGACAAGCATAACAAATTACTCTCTCTGTTCCTTTTTAGTTGTCATAGTTTCCGCTTTGAGAGTCAACCAATATGAACTTTGactaaagatatattttttcatattattgatATGGACAAGATTGCAATTtgtagtacttttcatatattttttgaataagtAAACTTTATTctacatattaatgtaataaattagtcaaattgacacTTGAAAAACGcaacatgacaactaaaaaGGAATGGAGGGAGTAGCATAGATCATTAAACAACCACAAATAACATCCACTGAGTAACTGTGCCCGAATTTCGAAGATTACAACAAGAAAAACTCCCTTCTCTACCGCGCACCTCACTCGCAATTAGTCTACAGGATCCCCACTCCTAAAACAATTACATACTATTCTATTGTGCATATGCCTCTAGGCAGATATAGATACATCATAAAGCCATTCCCTCGCATTCTAACTATATATGtcattaaaaataatctaaaaaacaTTTATGTGTATCAAATTATACATGCACCGGTTTAAAATTCTAGATCTGTCTCAACCTACAGGTACACAATCACACTGCCAACGTAAAGCATAACcgagtttgaattttaaaaaaaaaacacgaaATATTTTACTTGAGCTAGCACAGTCAATAGTATTAGCTATAGAAATCATAAACGGAGATCAAAATTCAAATGGAAGAAAAGCACATCCGGAGATTCAGAATTTAATGATTTACCTTCTTCAAGTCGTTGGCTTTGATAGTGCCATCCTCAGAAACCTGAACCGGATACTTCTTACCGGTCCGTTCATCGATGATCGTCAACGCACCTTTTAGATTCCGCGGAGGTTCGACGCCGGAAACGGAAGATACACCGGAAGTTTCTAGAAGTTTAAAGGTTGTTAAATCGGAAACGTTGAGTGATGCTGCGAGATGAGCTGAAAGCACCGCTAATCTCCCTCGAGCAACTGATGAAGAATTTCCGTTCTCCATGAAAATGCTTTTTcttagaatttttaattttttttctatgtttgattttagaaaatagaaatgaatttgattttgtgtttcgttgtttatttatatttgtgtgAATTTATTGATCTTTGTTTTCTGCAAATTCAACATTGATTAGTAATTTGTGGTGAATTACTGGGAAAATGGTCCGATCTgacttcttctcttttttgcaAACGTGGCAGGggtatttaattatgtttatccaaatatttattttaatttatacacaaaataatCGAGTAAATagaaattttaatcaattttttttatcatgtttaaaaattttaaaataacattacacagttagttaaaaaatattaagaaactCTCATCAAATTAACTTTGAATTCACGAGGATAGaaatacatttaattaaatttaagtgtttTATTAATGTAGTTTAGCTTCTTTAATATCATATACAACGTGTTAATCTAACCAATTAATTCCTTAATCTGctcattatttataattttttttgttttggggaAAATTTTGGCACACGATTTAGTGAACCTTAATAGAATagtattaaaaatgtttttttcatgCCTGGagtattatttgtatatatgcttctttttattaaaaaaaaaaaaaaggaaatttgcAGGCACTATTTTGTTGGAACATATtaggtaatttttttgtttttatgcaATAGTTTGTAAAGTACGTACGAAAGGTAACTTGCACGGAAGCTCGATTCAGAAGGCAAATTCCTTACTTTCACTTGCAAGAGATTTCGAACTTGAGACGTTTAGcatgaaatcatatttattcgtacatataaaaataaataaattgatatttcaATCTAAAATGAATGAGATCTTTGAATGCTTATAGATTATTTTAAATacgaattaaataataaaacgaGGGATAATTTGATAAGTAGTGACGTAACGCAGCGATTATCTTGGGATGCACAAATAATAAACGTTTCGTGGATACCATATCCTACTCTCTTATTGGGtggggaaaaaaattaaatatttatcgTCTTGTACTAATTCCTCTCACGTTTCCCAAGAGGTTGTTAACGACATTATCGCCGGATAAAAGAagagatatttttattattttttttagcttttgggtgtgtttggtacgaaggaaaatattttccatgcaaaatgtttttctagaaaatgttttcctgaaaaataagtagattttggacttattttctcatgtttggttagtaactagaaaatatttttcggaaataattttgtgtttaatttatgaatgaaattttttttgagagacatcttttattttttttagagtaaaaaataatttatgaaattgaaaatatttttaaaaaataaaattattattcttttggATGGTggaggtgggggtgggggtagtGGATTGGGGCAGGGGGAGGGGGtatgagtgaaaaaataaaaatttgaagttgatagtatttaaaaaaaacaaaattaattttttagaagGTTGGGAGTGGGTGAGGGGCTGGCCGGGGGAtaggaattaaaaaataaaaatttgaagttgaaaatattttgaaaagcaaaattaattttttggggaagGGTGGGGTTGGGGGGCTGGCTGGTGGTGGGTGGGTAGGTGGGGTGATCAGGgatcaaatgaaaaataaattttgaaattgattttttaaaaaaaaaattaatgtatttcccccaaaaaaaaggtaatttgaaattggaggagagttttggaaaatgttttccttaattttttaagggaagtcattttccttaattttgagaaaaatgagttgatttggaaaacattttccaagaTTTTGTCCcaatcaaacatgagaaaattggaaaacattttccagaaaatattttccttcataccaaacacgcTCTTTATTTTGActccttttttgtttcttttttagcTATTTCTAGTGGAACATTTTGAGGCCcaattatcattttctttttgggaTATTTGTACAGAacaacaaattaataatttaaaataaatggagtagctactATTTGATTAAATTGTGTCTTATAGCAAACGTTTGTCAGTCGCTTCTTTCCATAAActctcgctcaccactctcctATTTTCGCTCGCTACTCTCCCTCTGCTCACCTCTCTAGCTTTATagaacagaagtgtataaattgtgttttctgttttgtataaagcgagagaaaattatatatacacatacaaatacatatatcttcgtgttatatacttaattatacaatatacaaacattttacttcggTTCGAttgtatacaaaaataatttttatacagatattgcagcgaaataggccagcgaattgcACAATTGAGgcgaaatacaattttctctcgtttcATACAACATAAGTgcataaattgtgtttctgttttgtataaagcgagagaaaattgtatatacacatgcaaaaacatatatcttgtTTCTACATACTTATAATTaaacaatatacaaacatttatt
Proteins encoded in this window:
- the LOC101260902 gene encoding citrate synthase, glyoxysomal, with product MENGNSSSVARGRLAVLSAHLAASLNVSDLTTFKLLETSGVSSVSGVEPPRNLKGALTIIDERTGKKYPVQVSEDGTIKANDLKKITTGQNDKGLKLYDPGYLNTAPVRSSICYIDGDAGILRYRGYPIEELAEGSSFLEVAYLLLYGNLPSENQLADWEFTVSQHSAVPQGLLDIIQSMPHDAHPMGVLVSAMSALSVFHPDANPALRGQDIYKSKQVRDKQIVRILGKAPTIATAAYLRMAGRPPVLPSNNLSYAENFLYMLDSLGNRSYKPNPRLARVLDILFILHAEHEMNCSTAAARHLASSGVDVYTAIAGAVGALYGPLHGGANEAVLKMLSEIGSVENIPEFLEGVKNRKRKMSGFGHRVYKNYDPRAKVIKTLADEVFSIVGRDPLIEVAVALEKAALSDEYFVKRKLYPNVDFYSGLIYRAMGFPTEFFPVLFAIPRMAGYLSHWNESLDDPDTKIMRPAQVYTGVWMRHYMPLKERSPHSEADKLGHVSVSNATKRRLAGSGA